From a region of the Pyxidicoccus xibeiensis genome:
- the sitI6 gene encoding SitI6 family double-CXXCG motif immunity protein produces MKFYQAIDDASAGYTGDLDYAVNKWSLPGAQPCPTCRRGGGTTGLHYPCVDLSGLPPNELEKLTAPLPVPQDELTRLTELVRPFAPSWALLKPGAAFGPLTGKASGRFGQLCLQPPWTLLLRREALEALQGAGVRGLQGCPIHVSFRGKNAPELLELQLELHGRIHPDCLPQDQQPRCPTCGNDMLKLPNSIVLEAASLPEHVDVFRMADAWTVVLVTERFVDAVAGLGLDGVTFRELETR; encoded by the coding sequence GTGAAGTTCTACCAAGCCATCGATGACGCCTCGGCAGGTTACACGGGCGACCTTGATTACGCGGTGAACAAGTGGAGCCTACCGGGAGCGCAGCCCTGCCCCACCTGCCGCAGAGGAGGAGGTACCACCGGGCTTCACTACCCCTGCGTGGATCTCTCCGGCCTTCCCCCGAACGAACTCGAGAAGTTGACCGCTCCATTGCCGGTTCCCCAGGATGAACTCACCCGCTTGACCGAGCTGGTACGGCCGTTCGCGCCCTCATGGGCCCTCCTGAAGCCAGGAGCCGCATTTGGCCCGCTGACGGGTAAGGCCTCAGGTCGCTTCGGACAGCTCTGCCTGCAACCACCGTGGACGCTCCTGCTTCGCCGTGAAGCGTTGGAGGCGTTACAGGGCGCTGGAGTTCGCGGTCTCCAGGGCTGCCCCATCCATGTGAGCTTTCGCGGCAAGAACGCGCCGGAGTTGCTGGAGCTGCAGTTGGAACTGCACGGTCGCATCCATCCGGACTGCCTTCCGCAGGACCAGCAGCCACGCTGCCCTACGTGCGGCAACGATATGCTCAAGCTCCCGAATTCCATCGTCCTCGAGGCCGCGTCGCTACCTGAGCACGTGGATGTGTTCCGCATGGCTGACGCCTGGACGGTCGTTCTCGTCACCGAGCGCTTCGTGGACGCGGTGGCGGGACTGGGGCTGGACGGAGTGACCTTCCGCGAGCTGGAGACCCGCTGA
- a CDS encoding caspase family protein: MRRLVLLAAALCAASAAAQLPERRFALAVGNNVGAPHHSRLRFAEADASRFADVLRELGGFRGEDVRVLQHPTRAQLLAEVRALEQRIAAAARDSSRRTLLLFYWSGHATEQGLELGSESLAFAELRKLLGASRAHVRVAFVDACRSGGLVTTKGAKPLPGGFELNVTGDESPDGTAIVASSGPGENALESAELRGSFFTHHLTAGLRGAADADADGRITLQEAYRYAYAKTVSHTAEVSGVAQRPTYAMDLKGKGELVLADLHRADARLVFAPGTEPDRRWLVVRDEGLGEVLEIREDPVKPRRLALRAGRYRLIRTTADDVRTGAFALTQGEERTATTVTLTQRPFAERGEKGGEAPGPGFARELSLLAAVGLNTPALRGMRIAPALLLGGDLKVGASQTLRVRGRYQDGRGQDAGLPYGLRSLGGDVAWLWQLPVRGLAAGGRLGADAVTQSVASTSAGTAFRGRAGAVLSYAVPLAGRVSWFSEAEAQVASFRLNDQAVLRPGFEAVTGLSFRP, translated from the coding sequence ATGAGGCGGCTGGTGCTGCTCGCCGCGGCCCTCTGCGCGGCGTCCGCGGCGGCCCAGCTGCCCGAGCGGCGCTTTGCCCTCGCCGTCGGCAACAACGTGGGCGCGCCCCATCATTCGCGCCTCCGCTTCGCCGAGGCGGATGCCTCGCGCTTCGCGGACGTGCTGAGGGAGCTCGGGGGCTTTCGCGGCGAGGACGTCCGCGTGCTCCAGCACCCCACCCGCGCGCAGCTGCTCGCCGAGGTGCGCGCGCTCGAGCAGCGCATCGCCGCGGCGGCCCGTGACTCCTCGCGGCGAACGCTGCTGCTGTTCTACTGGTCCGGACATGCCACGGAGCAGGGCCTGGAGCTCGGGAGCGAGAGCCTCGCCTTCGCGGAGCTCCGGAAGCTGCTCGGGGCCTCGCGCGCGCACGTGAGGGTGGCCTTCGTGGACGCATGCAGGTCCGGAGGGCTCGTCACCACGAAGGGGGCGAAGCCCCTGCCTGGCGGGTTCGAGCTCAACGTCACGGGTGACGAATCCCCCGATGGGACCGCCATCGTCGCGTCCTCGGGCCCGGGGGAGAACGCGCTCGAGAGCGCGGAGCTTCGCGGCAGCTTCTTCACGCACCACCTGACGGCCGGGCTTCGCGGCGCGGCGGATGCCGATGCAGACGGGCGCATCACGCTTCAGGAGGCCTATCGCTACGCCTATGCGAAGACCGTCTCGCATACGGCCGAAGTCTCCGGAGTCGCCCAGCGGCCGACGTATGCCATGGACCTGAAGGGCAAGGGCGAGCTGGTGCTCGCCGACCTGCACCGCGCGGACGCGCGGCTCGTCTTCGCCCCCGGGACGGAGCCGGACAGGCGCTGGCTGGTCGTGCGTGACGAGGGGCTCGGCGAGGTGCTGGAGATTCGCGAGGACCCCGTGAAGCCACGGCGGCTCGCGCTACGGGCCGGACGCTACCGCCTGATTCGCACGACGGCGGACGACGTGCGGACCGGCGCCTTCGCGCTCACGCAGGGCGAGGAGCGGACGGCCACGACAGTCACCCTGACGCAGCGGCCCTTCGCCGAGCGCGGGGAGAAGGGGGGCGAAGCCCCGGGACCTGGGTTCGCTCGGGAGCTCTCGCTCCTCGCCGCGGTCGGCCTCAACACGCCGGCGCTTCGGGGCATGAGGATTGCGCCCGCGCTGTTGCTGGGAGGCGACCTCAAGGTGGGCGCATCCCAGACGCTGCGGGTGCGCGGCAGATACCAGGACGGCCGGGGTCAGGATGCCGGGCTGCCCTATGGACTCCGGAGCCTTGGCGGTGACGTCGCGTGGCTCTGGCAGCTTCCCGTCCGGGGACTCGCGGCAGGCGGCCGGCTGGGCGCGGATGCCGTCACGCAGTCGGTGGCGAGCACGTCGGCGGGGACGGCGTTTCGCGGGCGCGCCGGTGCGGTGCTCTCCTATGCGGTTCCCCTCGCGGGCCGGGTCTCCTGGTTCTCGGAGGCCGAGGCGCAGGTCGCCTCGTTCAGGCTGAATGACCAGGCGGTGCTGCGGCCCGGGTTCGAAGCCGTCACCGGGTTGAGCTTCCGGCCCTGA
- a CDS encoding ATP-grasp domain-containing protein → MLRPGEDLLHVEDRLWVLTAPTGKGIYDFAFDRFFACRRPYQLPGPVEAIARAGAWNDYSERYRELEAEGVRLVHSPEQHLLATELPHWYPKLTDLTPRSVWFDERPDAETVERLLGWPVFVKGERQTSRHQKSLSIIEGPEQFRHAMDVYAKDSILHWQRVVCRELRPLRRVEEGAPDRIPSSFEFRTFWWRGELVGWGPYWWQGSPYTMTAHEQREALGLGREVARRLDVPFLVVDVAQEVSGRWIVIECNDGQESGYAGSSPFALWQNVLDVERERTAPTR, encoded by the coding sequence ATGCTCCGTCCGGGAGAAGACCTGCTGCACGTGGAGGACCGGCTGTGGGTGCTGACCGCGCCCACGGGGAAGGGCATCTACGATTTCGCCTTCGACCGGTTCTTCGCGTGCCGCCGGCCGTACCAGCTGCCAGGGCCGGTAGAGGCCATCGCGCGGGCGGGCGCGTGGAACGACTATTCCGAGCGCTACCGCGAGCTGGAGGCGGAGGGCGTGCGGCTGGTGCACTCGCCGGAGCAGCACCTGCTGGCGACGGAGCTGCCGCACTGGTACCCGAAGCTCACGGACCTGACGCCACGCAGTGTCTGGTTCGACGAGCGGCCGGACGCGGAGACCGTGGAACGGCTGCTGGGCTGGCCCGTGTTCGTGAAAGGGGAGCGGCAGACGAGCCGGCACCAGAAGTCATTGTCCATCATCGAGGGCCCGGAGCAGTTCCGGCACGCCATGGACGTGTACGCGAAGGACTCCATCCTCCACTGGCAGCGGGTGGTGTGCCGGGAGCTGCGGCCGCTGCGCCGGGTGGAGGAGGGTGCGCCGGACCGCATTCCCAGCTCGTTCGAGTTCCGCACCTTCTGGTGGCGGGGCGAGCTGGTCGGGTGGGGGCCCTACTGGTGGCAGGGCTCGCCGTACACGATGACGGCACACGAGCAGCGCGAGGCACTCGGGCTGGGGCGCGAGGTGGCGCGCCGGCTGGACGTGCCCTTCCTGGTGGTGGACGTGGCGCAGGAGGTGTCCGGCCGCTGGATTGTCATCGAGTGCAATGATGGCCAGGAGAGCGGCTACGCGGGCAGCTCTCCCTTCGCGCTCTGGCAGAACGTCCTGGACGTGGAGCGGGAGCGCACCGCGCCGACCCGGTGA
- a CDS encoding serine/threonine protein kinase: MQPGYLNPARLPLGTRVGPWRVLERIGLGTYGAVYRAIDAQDSRRIVALKLALHPGDERFAREGELLSRLRHPSVPRLVDQGVWQQPAGPCYPYLAMQWVDGASLYDWALQRRPTSRQVLHVLASLARALEATHAAGGVHRDVKGDNILVSDAQGSVFLTDFGSGHYLGAATLTPPPFPPGTPAYRSPEAWRSVKLPLPASAAAYAPGPADDVFALGVTAFRLITDEYPPRSDPTSLYGHEAGAASVSARAVNGRCCEELSELTSRMLSASPKARGSARELAEALEDAAHGGGPEADVPLFAPEAPPPEETSAAPRHVVHRAPGATWSAWLTAASLGLALGSWWGTGVHRAEEAEQVRASAPEEERDGGTVAVGDAALTALEHPDRAPAVRSSIALELPPKPFPGQRRPDGNMRCPGKTQVPINGGCWLKLSIDPKDCAKEDGYVYQGGCYTPALRRERPATSGPTKRTDGP, translated from the coding sequence ATGCAGCCCGGCTACCTGAATCCGGCGCGCCTTCCCCTGGGAACCCGGGTGGGGCCCTGGCGCGTGCTGGAGCGAATCGGGCTGGGGACCTACGGCGCCGTCTACCGGGCCATCGACGCACAGGACTCCCGACGCATCGTGGCCCTCAAGCTGGCCCTCCACCCGGGGGATGAGCGCTTCGCTCGCGAGGGCGAGCTCCTCTCCCGCCTCCGCCACCCCAGCGTCCCTCGCCTCGTGGACCAGGGTGTCTGGCAACAGCCGGCGGGCCCCTGCTACCCGTACCTCGCCATGCAGTGGGTGGACGGCGCGTCGCTGTACGACTGGGCACTGCAGCGGCGGCCCACCTCGCGGCAGGTGCTCCACGTCCTCGCCAGCCTCGCGAGGGCATTGGAGGCGACCCATGCCGCGGGCGGAGTCCACAGAGACGTCAAGGGTGACAACATCCTCGTGAGTGATGCGCAGGGCAGCGTCTTCCTCACCGACTTCGGCTCCGGGCACTACCTGGGCGCCGCCACGCTCACTCCGCCTCCGTTTCCTCCCGGCACTCCGGCCTACCGCTCCCCGGAGGCGTGGCGCTCCGTGAAACTCCCCCTCCCGGCCTCGGCCGCGGCCTACGCGCCAGGACCGGCGGATGATGTCTTCGCGCTCGGCGTCACCGCCTTCCGGCTCATCACCGACGAGTACCCTCCCCGGTCGGACCCGACGTCTCTTTACGGGCACGAGGCGGGTGCTGCGTCTGTGTCCGCGCGTGCAGTGAACGGCCGCTGCTGCGAGGAACTGAGTGAGTTGACGTCCCGGATGCTCTCCGCAAGCCCCAAGGCACGTGGAAGTGCTCGCGAGCTGGCCGAGGCACTAGAGGATGCCGCGCACGGCGGTGGGCCGGAGGCGGATGTACCCCTCTTCGCCCCGGAGGCACCTCCGCCCGAGGAGACAAGCGCCGCCCCCCGGCACGTCGTGCATCGAGCGCCAGGGGCCACCTGGAGTGCCTGGCTCACCGCAGCCAGCCTCGGACTGGCGCTTGGTTCCTGGTGGGGGACTGGCGTGCACCGCGCAGAGGAGGCCGAGCAGGTGCGTGCCTCGGCGCCAGAGGAAGAGAGGGATGGTGGCACCGTCGCCGTCGGAGACGCGGCGCTGACGGCCCTGGAGCACCCCGACCGGGCGCCGGCTGTACGGTCGTCCATCGCACTGGAGCTGCCGCCGAAGCCGTTCCCGGGGCAGAGGCGACCCGACGGCAACATGCGCTGCCCCGGGAAGACTCAGGTGCCCATCAACGGCGGCTGCTGGCTCAAGCTGTCTATAGACCCGAAGGACTGCGCCAAGGAGGACGGCTACGTGTATCAAGGCGGTTGCTATACGCCTGCCCTCCGACGCGAGCGCCCTGCCACCTCGGGTCCCACAAAGCGCACCGACGGCCCTTAG
- a CDS encoding DUF6289 family protein — protein MMLSRWVVGLSALLAVACGGPVEQESEEVEPAAAVSTVEQQQVEPGGDVRYGQHRTYYSNAAKTTWVGAWHYDCAGYITQSGQVTPYYTDISFICS, from the coding sequence ATGATGCTGTCCCGTTGGGTCGTTGGGCTGTCCGCGCTGCTTGCCGTCGCCTGTGGTGGACCGGTCGAACAGGAGTCAGAGGAAGTGGAGCCCGCGGCCGCGGTGAGTACGGTGGAGCAGCAGCAGGTGGAGCCCGGTGGGGATGTGCGGTATGGCCAGCACCGGACCTATTACAGCAACGCGGCCAAGACGACCTGGGTGGGGGCCTGGCACTACGACTGCGCGGGGTACATCACGCAGTCGGGCCAGGTGACGCCCTACTATACGGACATCTCTTTCATCTGCTCGTAG
- a CDS encoding DUF4082 domain-containing protein: MDESAAQEALPSEQQSLEAGEVSLFPDTARPAIAMDSDTGAVELGMKFRVSVPGTLRGVRFYKGGAQNVGPHRVRLWSRAGTKLAEATSTSETTVGWQTVRFASPVTVTTGTTYVVSYYASAGRYAATVGGFNAEKVRGPIRGLASGVDGVNGVYRYGGGFPTQGYQNTDYAVDVVFLPEGTGGDTQAPTAPAGLVASAASSSTINLGWSASTDNVGVTAYDVFRNGVKVASTASLTYADTGLTAATSYGYSVQARDAAGNVSAASNSVTATTAPTQPSGGFPNASNTGVPAGTQLTPYTGPCTITAANTVIDSKTVNCDLLIRAAGVTIRNSKINGSVATEENSTGYSFTLTDSHVDAGDRVVTGVGAVNFTAIRVHVQGGNRSMHCWHDCEIRDSYVHGQMTDETGTAHESGIRMGRNAIIRHNTIICDAPDVPPDAGCSAALTGYGDFAPVENNLVENNYFPGTTGGFCAYGGSSQGKPYSGATNNIRFIGNVFGRGSSGRCGWYGAITSFDTSEPGNVWSNNTWEDGTVLPPSN; this comes from the coding sequence GTGGACGAGTCCGCGGCCCAGGAGGCGCTCCCGAGCGAGCAGCAGTCGCTCGAGGCGGGTGAGGTCTCGCTCTTCCCGGACACGGCCCGCCCCGCCATCGCGATGGACAGCGACACCGGCGCGGTGGAGCTCGGAATGAAGTTCCGCGTGTCCGTCCCGGGCACGCTTCGCGGCGTGCGCTTCTACAAGGGCGGGGCCCAGAATGTTGGCCCGCACCGCGTGAGGCTGTGGAGCCGGGCGGGCACGAAGCTCGCGGAGGCCACCTCCACGAGTGAGACGACGGTGGGGTGGCAGACGGTGCGGTTTGCTTCACCCGTCACGGTCACCACCGGGACGACCTATGTCGTGTCGTACTACGCCTCGGCCGGGCGGTACGCAGCCACGGTGGGCGGCTTCAACGCGGAGAAGGTGCGAGGCCCCATTCGCGGGCTCGCTTCGGGCGTGGACGGGGTGAATGGCGTCTACCGCTACGGCGGCGGCTTTCCGACGCAGGGCTACCAGAACACCGACTACGCGGTGGACGTGGTCTTCCTTCCGGAGGGCACCGGAGGGGACACCCAGGCCCCCACCGCGCCCGCGGGGCTCGTCGCGTCCGCGGCGTCCTCGAGCACCATCAACCTGGGCTGGAGCGCCTCGACGGACAATGTCGGCGTCACGGCCTACGACGTCTTCCGCAATGGCGTGAAGGTCGCCTCCACGGCGAGCCTCACCTACGCGGACACCGGGCTCACGGCGGCCACGAGCTACGGCTACTCCGTGCAGGCACGGGATGCGGCCGGCAACGTCAGCGCCGCCTCCAACAGCGTCACGGCGACGACCGCGCCCACCCAGCCCTCCGGCGGCTTCCCGAACGCGAGCAATACGGGCGTGCCGGCGGGAACGCAGCTGACGCCCTACACCGGTCCGTGCACCATCACCGCGGCCAACACCGTCATCGACTCCAAGACGGTGAACTGCGACCTCCTCATCCGCGCGGCGGGCGTCACGATTCGCAACTCGAAGATCAACGGAAGCGTCGCCACGGAGGAGAACTCCACCGGCTACTCCTTCACGCTCACCGACTCGCACGTGGACGCGGGTGACCGCGTCGTCACGGGGGTGGGCGCCGTCAACTTCACCGCCATCCGCGTGCACGTGCAGGGAGGCAATCGCTCCATGCACTGCTGGCACGACTGTGAGATTCGCGATTCCTATGTCCACGGGCAGATGACGGACGAGACGGGGACCGCGCATGAGTCCGGCATCCGGATGGGCAGGAACGCCATCATCCGGCACAACACCATCATCTGCGACGCGCCGGACGTGCCGCCCGACGCGGGCTGCTCGGCGGCGCTCACCGGCTACGGCGACTTCGCCCCGGTCGAGAACAACCTGGTGGAGAACAACTACTTCCCGGGCACGACGGGAGGCTTCTGCGCCTACGGTGGGTCATCCCAGGGCAAGCCGTACTCGGGCGCGACGAACAACATCCGCTTCATCGGCAACGTCTTCGGGCGCGGCTCGAGCGGACGCTGTGGCTGGTACGGAGCCATCACCAGCTTCGACACCTCGGAGCCGGGGAACGTCTGGTCCAACAACACCTGGGAGGACGGAACGGTCCTTCCTCCCTCGAACTAG
- a CDS encoding DUF4384 domain-containing protein, translating to MNLPRTAQCPSDLALEAHLLTPNPATARHLAVCAHCQIWERAAAQAARTFARESPRWLANTRVKPSLARRWAPLLLPVAALAGAAVFFLRPTPPAAPLYATKGEALTVYVGGQGEPRAAAQGERVRPGEQLRFHVSPGSETFVWIASVDAKGTVSRLAPAEGTMPLAVSGTQLLPGGAVLDETEGPERIWAVLSKEPLTWAVVEQALQGSPVRAPAEVHIPGARTATVLLERGAP from the coding sequence ATGAACCTACCACGTACGGCACAATGCCCCAGCGACCTCGCACTCGAGGCGCATCTGCTCACCCCGAACCCCGCGACCGCCAGGCACCTCGCGGTCTGCGCCCACTGCCAGATATGGGAGCGGGCCGCCGCCCAGGCCGCACGCACGTTTGCTCGCGAGAGCCCGCGCTGGCTGGCGAACACCCGGGTGAAGCCCTCGCTGGCAAGGCGCTGGGCCCCGCTGCTGCTGCCGGTGGCGGCCCTCGCCGGAGCAGCCGTGTTCTTCCTCCGCCCGACGCCGCCAGCGGCTCCGCTCTATGCGACCAAGGGCGAGGCGCTCACCGTCTATGTGGGAGGACAGGGCGAGCCGCGTGCGGCGGCGCAGGGGGAGCGGGTACGACCCGGCGAGCAGCTGCGCTTCCACGTGTCGCCCGGGTCGGAGACATTCGTCTGGATTGCCTCCGTCGACGCGAAGGGCACCGTCTCGCGCCTCGCGCCCGCCGAAGGAACGATGCCGCTCGCGGTCTCTGGCACCCAGCTGCTTCCGGGCGGTGCGGTGCTCGATGAGACCGAAGGGCCCGAGCGAATCTGGGCGGTCCTCTCGAAGGAGCCCCTGACCTGGGCCGTCGTGGAGCAGGCCCTCCAGGGGAGCCCGGTGCGCGCCCCCGCGGAGGTCCACATTCCCGGCGCCAGGACCGCGACGGTGCTGCTGGAGCGTGGCGCGCCATGA
- a CDS encoding right-handed parallel beta-helix repeat-containing protein, whose amino-acid sequence MRAPLLVAALALLAAACGDSLFDSRGRPDVRVIGPEGGTVTSRDGRVRVTLPPGALEGEETVSLQELGTQAWSVGMTYALEPSGLTLALPARVEMRAESAPGHRGPASLVRVTRDGLPAPMGGSWSEGTRSFGQLSALEDLGLAQPACTEPIECADGFRCEEGACRACPANVSCRANPALPGPHNTGVPAGTSLVRHEGDLVLDTPGAVLEDRDIHGRLIIRANNVTVRRCVVHAPVPREIAGIISVEGATGVLLEDIEVFAEESSTLQRGVMGGGFTARRLDVHGVVVGMNLKSGARVEHSWIHALDPVGAQYGISIFEGRDIGIYDSNVHGPGEEAGAAVFVNQQYGPTRDVRLERNRLDRGSCIVNLGHAGGASLSGMVVRNNVFGARTVYDCAVLVSTQTQLSATGNAWEATGVEVPIERHD is encoded by the coding sequence ATGCGCGCTCCTCTGCTCGTCGCGGCGCTCGCCCTGCTCGCGGCTGCGTGTGGCGACAGCCTCTTCGATTCACGCGGGCGGCCCGACGTTCGTGTCATCGGGCCCGAAGGCGGCACCGTCACCTCCCGAGATGGCCGCGTCCGGGTGACGCTTCCGCCCGGTGCGCTCGAAGGCGAGGAGACCGTCTCGCTGCAGGAGCTCGGCACACAGGCCTGGTCGGTCGGAATGACCTATGCCCTGGAGCCTTCGGGGCTGACGCTCGCCCTCCCCGCCCGGGTCGAGATGCGCGCCGAGTCGGCGCCGGGCCACCGCGGCCCTGCTTCACTCGTCCGGGTGACGCGGGACGGCCTGCCCGCTCCGATGGGCGGCTCCTGGAGCGAGGGGACGCGGAGCTTCGGGCAGCTCTCCGCGCTGGAGGACCTCGGGCTCGCGCAGCCCGCGTGCACCGAGCCCATCGAATGCGCGGATGGCTTCCGGTGCGAGGAGGGCGCGTGCAGGGCCTGTCCGGCCAACGTCTCCTGCCGGGCCAACCCGGCCCTCCCCGGTCCGCACAACACCGGAGTTCCCGCCGGCACGTCCCTGGTCCGGCACGAGGGGGACCTCGTGCTGGACACGCCGGGCGCCGTGCTCGAGGACCGTGACATCCACGGCCGGCTCATCATCCGCGCGAACAACGTCACCGTGCGCCGGTGCGTCGTCCATGCGCCGGTGCCACGCGAGATTGCCGGCATCATCAGCGTGGAGGGCGCGACGGGCGTCCTGCTGGAGGACATCGAGGTCTTCGCCGAGGAGTCCTCGACGCTCCAGCGGGGGGTGATGGGCGGAGGCTTCACCGCGCGCCGGCTCGACGTGCACGGAGTGGTGGTCGGGATGAACCTGAAGTCCGGCGCGCGGGTGGAGCACTCGTGGATTCACGCGCTCGACCCGGTGGGCGCCCAGTACGGCATCAGCATCTTCGAAGGGCGCGACATCGGCATCTACGACAGCAACGTGCACGGTCCGGGTGAAGAGGCCGGCGCGGCGGTCTTCGTGAACCAGCAGTACGGCCCGACGCGCGACGTGAGACTCGAGCGCAACCGGCTCGACCGGGGCAGCTGCATCGTGAACCTCGGCCATGCGGGCGGCGCGAGCCTCTCAGGCATGGTGGTGCGCAACAACGTCTTCGGCGCCCGGACCGTCTACGACTGTGCCGTGCTCGTGAGCACCCAGACACAGCTGTCCGCCACGGGCAACGCCTGGGAGGCCACGGGCGTGGAGGTCCCCATCGAGCGACACGATTGA
- a CDS encoding RNA polymerase sigma factor, whose amino-acid sequence MHDGDALSEVCRRLGPAIYRRCLKILRNPDEAADACQKVFMQLVRHRSRLPPEPEQLRWAYVIATRVCFAQLRDDAWETASGSELNHDAPAPTDSFSEVADRQLAVKALSHATEHERMVAWLVLVDGHSQEEAAELLGLSRKTIGKRIQLFLANARRGVFE is encoded by the coding sequence ATGCACGACGGCGATGCCCTCAGCGAGGTCTGCCGCAGGCTTGGACCCGCCATCTACCGCCGCTGCCTGAAGATCCTGCGCAATCCGGACGAGGCGGCGGACGCCTGCCAGAAGGTCTTCATGCAGCTGGTCCGCCACCGCTCCCGGCTGCCCCCGGAGCCCGAGCAGCTTCGCTGGGCCTACGTCATCGCCACGCGGGTGTGCTTCGCCCAGCTGCGAGACGATGCCTGGGAGACGGCGAGCGGGTCGGAGCTGAACCACGACGCGCCCGCGCCCACGGACAGCTTCTCGGAGGTGGCCGACCGGCAGCTCGCCGTCAAGGCCCTCTCCCATGCGACGGAACATGAGCGTATGGTGGCCTGGCTCGTGCTCGTCGACGGCCACTCCCAGGAAGAAGCCGCCGAGCTGCTCGGCCTCTCGCGCAAGACGATTGGCAAGCGCATCCAGCTCTTTCTGGCCAATGCGCGCCGGGGGGTCTTCGAATGA
- the sitA6 gene encoding SitA6 family polymorphic toxin lipoprotein: MTTLSRFRLLSPVLSALFLCACASSTPGAHSWVNAERAEDCDHADEEQCVAVACEAGDCGLFDCEDNGVDIHKFTILIPEHIHRQIHSGTGRGGRWNQAWQEYRLAQGGRSVTPEELHRKAVELIFRFELTGPVVPYNAPVGPYQSAPTLRNP; encoded by the coding sequence ATGACTACGCTTTCGCGATTTCGCCTGCTGTCGCCGGTACTGTCCGCGCTGTTCCTCTGTGCATGCGCTTCGTCCACGCCCGGTGCGCATTCCTGGGTGAACGCGGAGCGTGCGGAGGACTGCGACCACGCTGACGAAGAACAGTGCGTTGCCGTGGCCTGTGAAGCTGGAGACTGCGGCCTTTTCGACTGTGAGGACAATGGCGTCGACATCCACAAGTTCACCATCCTCATCCCGGAGCACATCCACCGGCAGATTCACAGCGGCACGGGTCGCGGCGGCAGGTGGAACCAGGCATGGCAGGAGTATCGGTTGGCTCAAGGCGGCCGTTCCGTGACGCCAGAGGAACTGCATCGCAAGGCTGTTGAGCTGATCTTCCGATTTGAGCTGACTGGACCCGTCGTGCCCTATAACGCTCCCGTGGGCCCGTATCAGTCAGCCCCAACGTTGCGGAATCCCTGA